In Mytilus edulis chromosome 4, xbMytEdul2.2, whole genome shotgun sequence, the following proteins share a genomic window:
- the LOC139518614 gene encoding trans-1,2-dihydrobenzene-1,2-diol dehydrogenase-like: MILVDISLFEQHDTTVCSFLLECETLDRMKLESRVCQICQREHKITAIAARSQEKAQKFADIFEAPKAYGSYTDVANDPEIEIVYIGVIHTEHVRLSMMMLEAGKHVVCEKPLAPTWQECKKVLDYAKEKKLLFLEAVWSRFFPVYDAIKEEVNSGKLGDISLVTTQFCVPIMSIDRLCKKDLMGGVLLDIGIYCIQFACHVYGEMPEKIIATGSLNEEGVDEDGCVILLYSGNRKASLVYSGKTVFGNNTATILGSKGQIFVDDCFWCPKSVKLTETTLENKIPEGPSPYNFYNSGGLRYEADHAFKLIRSGQLDSPKYGYKDVEMIHKIIDEISKQIGLKY, from the exons ATGATACTGGTggatatttcattatttgaacAACATGATACAACCGTGTGTTCATTTTTATTGGAATGCGAAACATTAGACAGAATGAAACTAGAATCTAGA GTATGTCAg ATATGTCAAAGGGAACATAAG attactGCTATTGCTGCCAGGTCACAAGAAAAAGCCCAAAAGTTTGCAGATATATTTGAAGCACCAAAAGCTTATGGTTCTTATACAGATGTAGCTAATGACCCAGAAATTg aaattgTCTACATCGGGGTGATACATACAGAGCATGTCAGATTGAGTATGATGATGTTAGAGGCTGGAAAACATGTGGTATGTGAGAAACCATTGGCACCAACCTGGCAAGAATGTAAAAAGGTCCTAGATTATGCCAAAGAGAAAAAACTACTGTTCCTTGAG GCAGTTTGGAGTAGATTCTTCCCAGTCTATGATGCAATCAAGGAGGAAGTAAATTCTGGGAAGCTAGGAGACATTTCCTTGGTAACCACACAATTCTGTGTTCCCATTATGTCAATAGATCGTTTATGCAAGAAGGATTTAATGGGTGGTGTACTTCTAGATATAGGAATCTACTGTATACAGTTTGCTTGTCATGTATATGGAGAGATGCCAGAAAAGATTATTGCAACTGGTAGCCTAAATGAGGAAG GTGTGGATGAAGATGGATGTGTAATATTATTATACAGTGGAAATAGAAAAGCTAGTTTGGTATACAGTGGTAAAACTGTCTTTGGGAACAATACAGCTACCATACTGGGATCAAAAGGTcaaattttt GTTGATGATTGTTTCTGGTGTCCCAAGTCTGTAAAGCTGACAGAAACAACATTAGAAAATAAGATACCTGAAGGTCCATCACCGTATAACTTTTATAACAGTGGTGGACTACGATATGAAGCTGACCATGCATTCAAATTAATCAGAAGTG GGCAACTAGATAGTCCTAAGTACGGATACAAAGATGTTGAGATGATTCACAagataattgatgaaatatccAAGCAGATTGGATTGAAATATTAA